In Aspergillus nidulans FGSC A4 chromosome IV, a single window of DNA contains:
- a CDS encoding dolichol-phosphate mannosyltransferase subunit 3 (transcript_id=CADANIAT00000484) → MTRAQQTLSVLLLVSSFYLSLYLGLIPLNETIQQEIIPVLPFYALISFGCYLLGRLGLAIFTFHDVPEAHKELQGEIEQAKAELRRANVDVD, encoded by the exons ATGACGCGCGCCCAGCAGACCCTCtccgtcctcctcctcgtctcctcT TTCTACCTATCTCTCTACCTCGGACTTATCCCACTGAACGAAACTATACAACAAGAAATCATTCCTGTT CTACCTTTTTACGCCCTCATATCTTTCGGATGCTACCTTCTCGGCCGCCTGGGTCTGGCGATCTTCACTTTCCACGATGTGCCTGAGGCGCACAAGGAGCTGCAGGGGGAGATCGAGCAGGCCAAGGCTGAACTGCGCCGGGCAAATGTTGACGTGGACTAA
- a CDS encoding ABC1 kinase family protein (transcript_id=CADANIAT00000480) has product MRISLQLRCIRATCGRTPQLLARLPLPPSRRFTQLSCPQRPSQGRQKGVPRIGAVIFAALAPGAFVKIAETEDDGKTGERLMLEASRQEFREDVLEKTEQRIGLGGPVVAYWTYYVYDTIATGFRFVHLVIIFLPVILTAPTIWLGRRIKNNDGARTGTLWWYSFLVRAMERAGPAFIKLGQWAASRTDIFPPEMCEIMSSLHSNAPGHSLHETKRIIEKAFSGMPFEDIFEEFNEEPLGVGAIAQVYKAKLKPNLANLADNQLTCEPQNLRGKLRKNVDALVKSTPRRVPSSYVAVKVLHPRVERLIRRDLRIMSFFASLLNAVPTMHWLSFPDEVAQFGEMMKLQLDLRIEATNLKIFREKFRSRTTAWFPYPYLDYSTREVLIEEFAQGIPLSTFLEKGGGVYQHEIANEGLDAFLHMLLIDNFVHADLHPGNIMVRFYQPSELDLSLRKKGRADEAPTLKEVDVADAILARLLPHADDSQKWERALEELNAEGYRPQLLFIDTGLVTQLNDTNRANFLALFRAVAEFDGHRAGELMVERCRQPEEVIDPDIFALRMQNLVLGVKSRTFALGNIKIGDILSEVLSMVRRHHVRLEGDFVNVVISILLLEGIGRSMDPDLDLFKSALPILRKLGSNATFLKTIRSGDTSMLRVWVGLEARGLLRASIESVENCVKYDLLSPNV; this is encoded by the exons ATGAGGATTTCCCTCCAGCTTCGCTGTATCCGTGCGACTTGCGGTAGAACCCCACAACTTCTCGCCCGTCTCCCTCTGCCTCCAAGCCGCCGCTTCACGCAGTTGTCATGTCCGCAGCGTCCAAGTCAGGGCCGTCAGAAAGGGGTTCCGAGAATTGGTGCAGTTATTTTTGCAGCACTCGCTCCAGGCGCTTTTGTGAAGATTGCGGAAACAGAAGATGACGGTAAAACCGGGGAAAGACTGATGTTGGAGGCTTCGCGCCAGGAGTTCAGAGAAGATGTCCTTGAGAAGACAGAACAACGAATAGGGCTCGGGGGCCCTGTTGTAGCTTACTGGACATATTATGTCTACGACACAATAGCGACTGGCTTTCGTTTCGTCCACCtagtcatcatcttcctACCTGTCATCCTGACGGCGCCTACGATATGGCTTGGAAGGCGCATCAAGAATAACGACGGGGCTCGCACAGGCACCTTGTGGTGGTATAGTTTTCTTGTTAGGGCCATGGAGCGCGCAGGTCCTGCTTTTATCAAG CTTGGGCAATGGGCCGCATCACGTACTGATATTTTCCCTCCCGAAATGTGCGAAATCATGTCGTCATTACACTCGAATGCTCCCGGCCATTCGTTACATGAAACAAAGCGGATAATAGAAAAGGCGTTCAGTGGAATGCCCTTTGAGGATATCTTCGAGGAATTCAACGAGGAACCTTTGGGAGTGGGCGCCATCGCACAAGTGTACAAGGCGAAGCTCAAGCCGAATCTGGCTAATCTTGCAGATAACCAGCTAACCTGTGAGCCTCAGAACCTAAGGGGCAAGCTCAGAAAAAACGTTGACGCCTTGGTCAAGAGCACCCCCAGGCGAGTTCCGTCCTCATACGTTGCAGTCAAAGTACTGCATCCTCGCGTTGAGCGACTAATCCGCAGGGACCTGCGTATCATgagtttctttgcttctttgcttaATGCGGTTCCAACCATGCACTGGCTGTCGTTCCCTGATGAGGTTGCTCAGTTCGGTGAGATGATGAAGCTACAACTCGATCTGCGGATTGAGGCCACAAACTTGAAAATCTTCCGCGAGAAGTTCAGATCCCGTACCACAGCTTGGTTCCCGTATCCGTATTTGGATTATAGCACCCGCGAGGTGCTTATTGAGGAATTCGCCCAGGGCATACCTCTGTCCACCTTTCTGGAAAAGGGAGGAGGTGTGTACCAGCATGAGATTGCAAACGAAGGCTTGGATGCTTTTCTACATATGCTCTTGATTGATAATTTTGTGCATGCGGACCTTCATCCAGGGAACATCATGGTTCGTTTCTATCAGCCTAGCGAGCTTGATTTGTCTCTCCGCAAGAAGGGCCGCGCAGATGAAGCACCGACTCTTAAGGAGGTCGATGTTGCAGACGCCATACTCGCCCGGTTGCTGCCACATGCAGATGATTCCCAAAAGTGGGAAAGGGCTCTAGAAGAGCTCAACGCAGAAGGCTACCGACCGCAGCTCCTTTTCATTGACACAGGGTTAGTAACACAGCTGAATGACACCAACCGCGCGAACTTCTTAGCCCTCTTCCGAGCTGTCGCCGAATTCGACGGCCACCGCGCCGGTGAACTCATGGTTGAGCGGTGTCGTCAGCCAGAGGAAGTCATCGACCCAGACATATTCGCTTTGAGAATGCAAAATTTAGTCCTCGGCGTCAAATCACGGACATTTGCACTTGGGAACATCAAGATCGGCGATATTCTTAGCGAAGTGCTATCTATGGTCCGGCGACACCACGTCCGCTTGGAAGGGGACTTTGTCAACGTCGTCATCTCCATTCTCCTCCTCGAAGGCATTGGCCGGAGCATGGATCCtgatctcgatctctttAAGAG TGCCCTTCCCATCTTACGGAAACTCGGTTCCAATGCCACTTTCCTAAAGACAATTCGGTCGGGCGACACCTCAATGCTTCGCGTCTGGGTTGGTCTTGAAGCTCGTGGCTTACTTAGGGCGAGCATTGAGAGTGTGGAGAATTGTGTGAAGTATGATTTACTGTCGCCTAATGTCTAG
- a CDS encoding uncharacterized protein (transcript_id=CADANIAT00000482), protein MVAAQSSASVETLLEFCTESARPDLIDFKPSLVFVFSFLWPEDVTIGLQENAFPTANVDVISAVFGKTNENQPIVKIIRPGPMADRCAKLAMKKKNIARLRVLSVPYCEILIKIVPKETTDAGTNNDSVGCKRDALKVYGNK, encoded by the exons ATGGTAGCAGCACAATCATCTGCGTCAGTAGAAACCTTACTGGAATTCTGCACCGAGAGTGCCAGGCCTGATCTCATTGATTTCAAACCCTCCCTCGtctttgtcttctcctttctgTGGCCAGAGGATGTGAC AATAGGTTTGCAGGAAAATGCATTTCCCACTGCAAATGTCGACGTGATCAGCGCAGTATTCGGAAAGACAAACGAGAACCAGCCCATCGTGAAAATCATTCGCCCAGGGCCGATGGCGGATAGGTGCGCGAAGCttgcgatgaagaagaagaatattgCAAGACTGAGAG TATTATCAGTGCCATACTGTGAGATATTAATCAAGATTGTCCCAAAAGAGACCACCGATGCTGGTACAAACAATGACTCTGTGGGATGCAAAAGAGACGCCTTGAAAGTATATGGAAACAAGTAA
- a CDS encoding SDR family oxidoreductase (transcript_id=CADANIAT00000486): MSDDSDKRKSVLITGCAPGGIGNALAREFYRNGLRVFATARNASQLEDLEAIGIETLSLTVDDEDSVQLCFAEVERRLGHKGLDYLVNNAGRNYTVPATEVDLTEVRATFEVNFFSVVYICKTFVPLLIKAKGTIVQIGSVAGIIPYVFGSIYNASKAALHSYSDTLRVELAPYGVNVTTVVTGGVQSRIARTQRTLAPNSIYAPIEDQYTRRVTHSQDGAMPHSAYAKSVVGQVLYGSAPWRWLWPWAKGRKSWIWEGNKSWIIWLFMGGWAWSGLAHAVMTRMFGLNKLRKILGN, from the exons ATGTCTGACGACAGTGACAAGCGGAAATCGGTCCTAATCACGGG CTGCGCTCCCGGAGGAATAGGGAATGCTCTTGCTCGTGAATTTTACAGAAATGGTCTGCGAGTATTTGCAACAGCTCGAAATGCGAGTCAGCTTGAGGATCTTGAAGCCATAGGCATCGAGACGCTGAGTTTGAccgtcgacgatgaagataGCGTCCAATTATGCTTTGCAGAGGTGGAGAGGAGACTGGGTCATAAGGGTCTAGATTATCTGGTGAACAACGC GGGTCGCA ATTATACGGTTCCTGCTACCGAAGTTGATCTCACCGAAGTCCGCGCGACGTTTGAGGTCAACTTTTTTTCCGTGGTCTACATCTGCAAAACGTTCGTCCCACTGCTCATCAAGGCGAAGGGTACTATAGTACAGATAGGGTCAGTTGCAGGG atcatACCCTATGTGTTTGGTTCAATCTACAATGCCTCAAAGGCAGCGCTGCATTCTTATAGCGACACCCTACGGGTAGAGCTAGCTCCATACGG GGTGAACGTCACTACAGTTGTCACTGGTGGTGTTCAATCACGCATTGCACGCACACAGCGCACTCTGGCACCCAACTCGATCTATGCTCCGATTGAAGACCAGTATACTCGTCGCGTCACACACAGCCAGGACGGAGCCATGCCTCACTCTGCCTATGCCAAGAGCGTTGTTGGACAAGTCTTATACGGGTCTGCGCCGTGGCGTTGGCTCTGGCCTTGGGCCAAGGGgcgaaagagctggatttggGAGGGGAACAAAAGCTGGATTATCTGGTTGTTCATGGGTGGCTGGGCCTGGTCTGGTCTCGCACATGCCGTCATGACGAGGATGTTCGGACTGAATAAGTTGAGGAAGATCCTCGGGAACTAG
- a CDS encoding DUF3245 domain-containing protein (transcript_id=CADANIAT00000479), which produces MSLSKADTDVILNKANIALARSQRLVASWLPATPATGENNAKTDAELQKEEEEIFTAVPETLGLGAPLPTKAADGSWNRRELDSNDELRRQLLGRNYKRVMAEKEKARQKTADPASKNHASKGAPGHNQQGSAVGKNEDVDDDDEGRAASISKNASSRKRKVGGSAEPTTRTEGADSETKYKDSEEENTASSQGLRAKGRKKATSFLDEILAERSKKRKKR; this is translated from the exons ATGTCTCTTTCAAAAGCCGACACAGATGTCATCCTGAATAAGGCCAACATCGCCCTCGCCCGCAGCCAGCGCCTTGTCGCATCCTGGCTCCCCGCAACGCCTGCAACAGGCGAAAACAATGCGAAAACCGACGCCGAGCtgcaaaaagaagaagaggagatttTTACAGCTGTTCCTGAGAC ACTTGGTCTCGGAGCGCCGTTGCCTACGAAAGCCGCAGATGGGAGCTGGAACCGCAGGGAGCTCGATTCGAACGATGAACTACGGAGACAGCTACTCGGGAGAAATTATAAAAGGGTTATggctgagaaagagaaggcacGACAAAAGACCGCTGATCCTGCGTCCAAAAATCATGCCTCGAAAGGAGCGCCAGGTCATAACCAGCAGGGCTCGGCTGTCGGAAAAAACGAAGatgtcgatgatgatgatgagggcCGGGCAGCGTCAATTAGCAAGAACGCATcgtcgagaaagagaaaggtcGGGGGGAGCGCTGAGCCTACAACACGGACTGAAGGTGCGGATAGCGAAACGAAGTACAAGGacagtgaggaagagaatacGGCCAGCTCACAAGGGCTTAGGGCCAAGGGGAGGAAAAAAGCCACAAGTTTTCTTGATGAGATCTTGGCTGAGCggtcaaagaagagaaagaagcgatGA
- a CDS encoding uncharacterized protein (transcript_id=CADANIAT00000481) — translation MDKQSKRTEQNAGNRRAKVSTSFQSGQRMLIQGNIASKGLLMEVFRPQTSHTEGLEWLFSMVDGTRLIRCRNPAISPTAVMDQKCTARKELRRTKILARVLANGRPELNNIILFYVISI, via the exons ATGGACAAACAAAGCAAGCGAACCGAGCAAAATGCGGGAAATAGGAGGGCGAAGGTGAGCACTTCGTTCCAATCTGGACAACGAATGCTTATTCAGGGAAATATTGCGTCCAAAGGTCTTCTTATGGAGGTCTTTAGGCCACAGACGAGCCATACCGAAGGCCTTGAATGGCTGTTTTCTATGGTTGACGGCACTCGTCTTATCCGGTGTCGGAATCCAGCTATCTCAC CAACAGCTGTCATGGACCAGAAATGCACCGCTAGAAAGGAACTTAGGCGAACTAAG ATCTTGGCCAGAGTTCTGGCGAATGGACGGCCAGAGCTCAACAACATTATTCTTTTCTACGTCATTTCGATCTAG
- a CDS encoding putative GTP binding protein (transcript_id=CADANIAT00000485), producing MSSSNDANNLDTQAGNIEGLHFPSLEEILQTQRPAPEPPLAETLPLEEQEALLYSVDDALKRANEGDSAAFEGMLDALSKLWHCQSQFLLRATEALANGSRNPSLRLVYGRTGVLDFFLQLISSKEIAESSLILHSLRLIGNSCADTDENRATVVNYIPAILQYLLQPELRQVIIPVVYNLCIDYEPAQSQLAANKIVYILLTLVKDDAFQGNDALIDHVYELIELVGEQEQGVENSPDGTISLLLAMTAAEPAQFCILANCTAAYITNTRFQDICISRRMVSDILSMLTRSISFDTAGSDDTQAIAQSRLKINQALAELSASPRFAMSYPLNSSLSQTLRSWLNSPEDQLQICACVMLGNLARSDEICVAMVKEQKIHEELIAVLNSNARGAALHSALGFLKNLAIASDNRIIIGKAGIVPAIARLWAYETIPQVQLSATSITRQLVNSSVENISRLLEPAEGEEAQSYLSLLLALFKRTDSIPIKTEMGRIAAAICRTLIPRYKAAGDCVLESLFTHKDIALPLGAMVTQTQWPVVRSEGWFALALMASTKAGSDAVVNCLQNIDGFSLIEQTLGAAEPPETEADKVQWGKDRDNIIILVQELLKDEVSLLTANYTQADRYPQADTVDASWKITMQGLMRRHVSKYLKQGN from the exons atgagcagcagcaatgacgCCAATAACCTGGACACCCAGGCTGGAAATATAGAAGGATTGCATTTCCCTTCGCTGGAGGAGATTCTCCAGACGCAACGTCCGGCACCAGAGCCGCCCCTCGCCGAGACGCTACCATTAGAGGAGCAAGAAGCCCTTTTGTACTCCGTGGACGATGCCCTGAAAAGGGCCAATGAGGGCGATTCGGCAGCCTTTGAAGGTATGCTGGACGCTTTATCCAAGCTCTGGCATTGCCAATCCCAATTCTTACTGCGGGCTACAGAAGCCCTGGCGAACGGGAGTAGAAACC CTTCGCTTCGTCTTGTGTACGGCCGGACGGGAGTTCTggatttcttcctccagcTTATATCTTCAAAAGAGATTGCGGAGAGTAGCCTGATTCTTCATTCCCTTAGGCTCATTGGGAATTCTTGTGCTGACACAG ATGAAAACCGGGCGACTGTGGTGAATTATATACCAGCCATTCTGCAGTACCTACTGCAGCCTGAACTCCGCCAGGTCATAATTCCTGTCGTATATAATCTATGCATTGACTATG AACCCGCCCAGTCTCAGTTAGCGGCGAACAAAATAGTGTATATCCTTTTAACACTGGTCAAGGATGATGCATTCCAGGGAAATGATGCTCTAATTGACCATGTCTACGAACTAATAGAGCTCGTGGGCGAGCAGG AACAAGGCGTTGAAAATTCTCCTGATGGGACAATTTCATTACTACTAGCCATGACTGCTGCTGAACCAGCCCAATTCTGTATCCTTGCGAACTGCACCGCGGCTTATATAACCAACACTAGATTTCAGGATATCTGCATATCAAGACGCATGGTCTCGGATATCTTGTCAATGCTCACACGGTCTATATCCTTCGACACAGCAGGCTCTGATGACACGCAAGCAATCGCACAGTCACGGCTGAAGATAAACCAGGCTTTAGCAGAGTTATCTGCCTCGCCGCGTTTTGCAATGTCCTACCCGCTAAACTCATCCCTCTCGCAGACGCTCAGATCTTGGCTAAATAGCCCAGAAGACCAACTTCAGATCTGCGCCTGCGTCATGCTCGGCAACTTGGCACGCTCCGACGAGATCTGCGTGGCCATGGTAAAGGAACAAAAAATCCACGAAGAGCTGATAGCCGTCCTAAACAGCAATGCCAGAGGAGCAGCACTACACTCTGCCCTTGGATTTCTTAAAAACCTGGCAATAGCCAGTGACAATAGGATCATTATAGGCAAAGCTGGGATCGTGCCAGCCATCGCGCGCCTATGGGCGTATGAAACCATCCCGCAAGTCCAGCTTTCAGCAACAAGTATCACCAGACAGCTTGTCAATTCGTCTGTCGAGAATATCAGTCGGCTACTGGAGCCAgcagagggagaggaagcgcaGTCTTACCTCTCATTACTTCTTGCTCTGTTCAAAAGGACCGATTCAATTCCAATCAAAACAGAGATGGGGCGCATCGCAGCCGCGATATGTCGCACGCTCATTCCCAGATACAAAGCCGCCGGTGACTGTGTTCTCGAATCTCTATTCACTCACAAAGACATAGCCCTTCCACTAGGCGCCATGGTAACGCAAACTCAATGGCCTGTAGTGCGGAGCGAGGGGTGGTTTGCTCTCGCACTGATGGCATCCACAAAGGCAGGCTCTGATGCGGTCGTCAATTGTCTGCAAAACATTGATGGTTTCTCTTTAATTGAGCAGACTCTAGGCGCTGCAGAACCACCGGAGACCGAGGCAGACAAGGTGCAGTGGGGCAAGGACCGagataatattataattCTCGTGCAGGAGCTGCTAAAGGATGAGGTGAGTCTCTTAACTGCCAATTATACTCAGGCTGATCGATATCCTCAGGCCGATACTGTTGACGCTTCCTGGAAAATTACTATGCAAGGCCTGATGAGACGCCATGTCTCAAAGTATCTTAAGCAGGGTAATTGA
- a CDS encoding xanthine phosphoribosyltransferase (transcript_id=CADANIAT00000483), with the protein MPQKVYVTYNQVHKLCQSSAEQILNTFHPNLMIAIGGGGYVPARILRSFLKRPGEPNIPIQAIGLSLYEDLGRGDPEEVPGTKVTRTQWLDLSSLEMANLIGKNILIVDEVDDTRTTLEYAVRELQKDVELAQKQLGREGEKTNFFVFVLHNKNKSKKGQLPTDMMESGRYHAAVTTDDVWICYPWEAKDIDEHDALAKANPLV; encoded by the exons ATGCCCCAAAAAGTCTATGTCACCTACAACCAG GTCCACAAGCTATGCCAATCCTCGGCTGAACAAATCCTCAACACATTCCACCCCAACTTGATGATCGCTATTGGTGGAGGCGGTTATGTCCCTGCCCGCATCCTCCG ATCGTTCCTCAAGCGCCCCGGCGAGCCCAACATCCCTATTCAGGCCATTGGTCTGTCGCTCTACGAGGATCTTGGTCGCGGTGACCCAGAGGAGGTCCCCGGTACAAAGGTTACCCGAACACAATGGCTGGACCTGAGTTCCCTGGAAATGGCCAACCTGATTGGCAAGAACATTCTCAttgtcgacgaggtcgatGACACCCGGACAACACTGGAATATGCCGTTCGTGAACTGCAAAAGGATGTTGAGCTTGCGCAAAAGCAGCTTGGTCGCGAaggcgagaagacgaatTTCTTCGTGTTTGTGCTACAC AACAAAAACAAGTCGAAGAAGGGCCAACTGCCCACTGACATGATGGAGTCCGGCCGGTACCACGCCGCTGTCACCACTGATGACGTTTGGATTTGCTACCCATGGGAGGCGAA GGATATTGATGAACACGACGCACTCGCGAAGGCAAACCCCCTAGTCTAA